A single region of the Streptomyces sp. NBC_01262 genome encodes:
- a CDS encoding PaaI family thioesterase, with product MSRATSLTPPPDASAPVRHPDAPAPGEVLGAHYDQCFGCGEAQPHGLHVQARAGDGVSVTAEFTVQPAHQGAPGLAHGGVLATALDETLGSLAWLLQTIAVTGRLETDFVRPVPVGSTLFLDARVTAVAKRKIYASATGRIGAPDGPVGVRADALFVEVKLEHFTNNGRPEEVNAAMADPDQVRVARAFEVNP from the coding sequence GTGAGTCGAGCGACAAGCCTTACCCCGCCGCCGGACGCGTCCGCGCCCGTGCGGCACCCCGACGCGCCCGCGCCCGGTGAGGTGCTCGGGGCGCACTACGACCAGTGTTTCGGGTGCGGCGAGGCACAGCCCCACGGCCTGCACGTCCAGGCACGGGCCGGGGACGGGGTGAGCGTCACCGCCGAGTTCACCGTCCAGCCCGCCCACCAGGGCGCCCCGGGCCTCGCCCACGGCGGCGTACTGGCCACCGCGCTGGACGAGACCCTCGGCTCGCTTGCCTGGCTGCTGCAGACCATCGCGGTCACCGGCCGCCTGGAGACCGACTTCGTACGCCCCGTCCCGGTCGGCAGCACCCTCTTTCTCGACGCGCGCGTCACCGCCGTCGCCAAGCGCAAGATCTACGCGAGCGCCACCGGCCGGATCGGCGCCCCCGACGGGCCCGTCGGGGTCCGCGCGGACGCGCTCTTCGTCGAGGTCAAGCTCGAACACTTCACGAACAACGGCCGCCCGGAAGAGGTCAACGCCGCCATGGCCGACCCCGACCAGGTACGGGTCGCCCGCGCCTTCGAGGTGAACCCGTGA
- the dut gene encoding dUTP diphosphatase has protein sequence MSRPFLDVQLRRLQAGVPVPAYGQPGDAGADLITTEAAVLAPGERAVLPTGVAIALPEGYAAFVHPRSGLAARCGVAMVNAPGTIDAGYRGEIKVIVVNLDPRESVRFEPGDRIAQLVVQQVERVRFHEVAELPDSARGTGGFGSTGGHPSMVGGVVTPEAGNGYASVIAADREGK, from the coding sequence GTGAGCCGTCCGTTCCTGGACGTGCAGCTCCGGCGCCTCCAGGCCGGCGTCCCCGTCCCCGCGTACGGGCAGCCGGGCGACGCGGGCGCCGACCTGATCACCACCGAGGCCGCCGTACTCGCCCCCGGCGAGCGCGCGGTGCTGCCCACCGGGGTGGCGATCGCGCTCCCCGAGGGGTACGCCGCCTTCGTGCACCCGCGCAGCGGACTGGCCGCCCGCTGCGGTGTGGCCATGGTGAATGCCCCGGGAACCATTGATGCCGGGTACCGTGGAGAGATCAAGGTGATCGTGGTCAACCTGGACCCGCGTGAGAGCGTGCGGTTCGAGCCGGGCGACCGGATTGCCCAGCTGGTCGTCCAGCAGGTCGAGCGGGTCCGCTTCCACGAGGTCGCGGAGCTGCCGGACTCTGCCAGGGGCACTGGGGGCTTCGGCTCCACCGGGGGACATCCCTCGATGGTGGGCGGGGTGGTAACGCCCGAGGCCGGCAATGGATACGCTTCGGTCATCGCAGCAGACCGGGAAGGAAAGTGA